A genomic window from Equus asinus isolate D_3611 breed Donkey chromosome 25, EquAss-T2T_v2, whole genome shotgun sequence includes:
- the SPRR4 gene encoding small proline-rich protein 4 produces MKRALLTASPPGFLSCLPFSAAMSSRQQCPPQKAQQQQVKQPCQPPPFKCQETCAPQTKDLWVPQARKHCPCKGTAIPAQQKCPSAQQAPKSKQK; encoded by the coding sequence ATGAAGAGAGCCCTCCTCACGGCGTCCCCACCCGGGTTTCTTTCATGCTTACCTTTTTCTGCAGCAATGTCTTCTCGGCAGCAGTGCCCACCCCAGAaggcccagcagcagcaggtgaaGCAGCCCTGTCAACCACCTCCTTTCAAATGTCAAGAAACGTGTGCACCCCAAACCAAGGATCTGTGGGTTCCCCAGGCCAGGAAGCACTGTCCATGCAAGGGTACTGCCATCCCAGCCCAGCAGAAATGTCCCTCGGCCCAGCAAGCCCCCAAGAGTAAACAGAAGTAG